The Cyclobacteriaceae bacterium genome includes a region encoding these proteins:
- the nqrE gene encoding NADH:ubiquinone reductase (Na(+)-transporting) subunit E, with amino-acid sequence MENLINIGVRSIFIDNMIFAYFLGMCSFLAISKKVKTAFGLGIAVIFVIGITVPINWLIQNYVLTAGSLSWLGAGFADIDISFLQFIVFISVIAAITQLTEMAVEKFSPALYGTLGIFLPLIAVNCSVLGAALFMVGRPYNLAEATVFGLGSGIGWMLAIVALAGVREKMKYSNVPAPLRGLGITFILVGLMSLGFLSFLGFSL; translated from the coding sequence ATGGAAAACTTAATTAATATTGGTGTTCGTTCGATTTTTATCGACAACATGATTTTCGCCTACTTCCTTGGAATGTGTTCATTCCTGGCAATCTCAAAGAAGGTAAAGACTGCTTTTGGATTGGGGATCGCGGTGATATTCGTAATCGGAATTACGGTCCCGATCAACTGGCTTATTCAGAATTATGTTCTGACAGCTGGTTCCCTCAGCTGGTTAGGCGCTGGATTTGCTGATATCGATATCAGCTTTTTGCAGTTCATTGTATTCATTTCCGTTATTGCGGCAATCACCCAATTGACTGAAATGGCGGTTGAGAAATTTTCTCCTGCTTTGTATGGTACTCTTGGAATCTTTCTTCCACTGATCGCTGTTAATTGCTCAGTATTGGGAGCTGCACTTTTTATGGTGGGACGGCCTTATAATCTTGCGGAGGCAACAGTATTCGGTCTCGGATCCGGTATAGGATGGATGCTGGCGATCGTTGCGCTGGCGGGTGTGCGTGAAAAAATGAAATACTCCAATGTCCCGGCGCCATTAAGAGGTCTGGGAATAACATTCATCCTTGTTGGATTGATGTCCCTTGGATTTTTAAGCTTCCTCGGATTCTCACTTTAA
- a CDS encoding MATE family efflux transporter: MKVFTKTVSIFNLFKEAIKGSEQSFTDGSINRAIFMLSIPMVLEMAMESLLAVVDIFFISRLNNNDAVTAVGLTESVTGIIYSLAMGLGMAATAMVARRIGEKDSPGAAIAAVNALYIGLVLSFIISIVGIFFYQDILRLMGASEQIIQVGSGYTLWMLGGNVTIVALFLINAIFRGAGNAAIAMHSLWIANILNMILDPILIFGWGPIPSMGVEGAAIATNIGRAAGVMYQLYYLRGDKGIIKINKENIKIDYGIIVKLIKIASGNVGQFLISTASWLFLARIIVTFGSAAFAGYQIAIRVIIFTILPSWGMANAAATLVGQNLGAQKPERAEESVWKAGVANMVFLGLISIVFYFVSEPIMRFFTSDPEAIKYGTECLRIVAFGYVFFGYGMVVVQSFNGAGDTRTPTILNLFTYWFFQVPLAYVMAIKLDFGASGAFWAIAIAESVLAVIAILIFRRGKWKNVKI; the protein is encoded by the coding sequence ATGAAAGTTTTTACGAAAACGGTTTCAATATTTAATCTATTTAAGGAAGCTATAAAAGGTTCTGAGCAAAGCTTTACAGATGGTAGTATCAATCGTGCCATTTTTATGCTCTCGATTCCGATGGTTCTTGAAATGGCCATGGAATCTCTCTTAGCAGTAGTCGACATATTCTTCATCAGTCGGTTGAACAATAACGACGCTGTAACTGCTGTTGGCCTTACAGAATCTGTGACAGGTATTATTTATTCTCTCGCAATGGGTCTCGGTATGGCGGCAACTGCTATGGTCGCTCGTCGCATTGGTGAGAAAGACTCACCCGGAGCGGCTATCGCTGCAGTGAATGCACTCTATATTGGTCTGGTTCTTTCTTTCATTATCAGTATTGTAGGAATTTTCTTTTATCAGGATATTCTTCGTTTAATGGGAGCCTCTGAACAAATCATTCAGGTTGGTTCTGGTTATACTCTATGGATGTTGGGTGGAAATGTTACTATTGTTGCCCTCTTTTTGATCAATGCAATTTTCCGGGGTGCGGGCAACGCTGCGATTGCCATGCATTCATTATGGATTGCGAATATTCTTAATATGATCCTGGATCCAATCCTAATCTTCGGTTGGGGACCTATTCCATCTATGGGAGTGGAGGGTGCAGCGATCGCTACTAATATCGGTCGTGCTGCAGGCGTCATGTATCAACTTTATTATCTCCGGGGTGATAAAGGCATCATCAAGATCAACAAGGAAAATATCAAAATTGATTATGGCATCATTGTCAAGTTGATCAAGATTGCTTCAGGTAATGTCGGACAGTTTTTGATATCAACAGCAAGTTGGCTTTTCCTGGCAAGGATCATTGTTACGTTTGGCAGTGCAGCCTTTGCGGGATATCAGATTGCTATTCGTGTAATCATTTTTACGATTCTTCCATCGTGGGGTATGGCCAATGCTGCAGCAACACTGGTTGGCCAAAATCTGGGAGCACAAAAACCTGAACGTGCAGAAGAGTCTGTATGGAAAGCAGGGGTAGCCAATATGGTATTTCTCGGGCTTATCTCAATTGTGTTTTATTTTGTTTCAGAACCCATTATGAGATTTTTTACATCTGATCCTGAGGCAATAAAGTATGGAACAGAATGCCTTCGTATTGTTGCTTTCGGTTATGTCTTCTTTGGATACGGAATGGTAGTCGTGCAGTCATTCAACGGCGCTGGAGATACCCGCACACCAACGATACTGAACCTGTTTACCTATTGGTTCTTTCAGGTGCCTCTGGCATACGTGATGGCAATCAAACTTGACTTTGGAGCATCAGGTGCCTTTTGGGCAATTGCAATTGCAGAATCTGTTCTTGCAGTTATTGCAATACTGATCTTCAGAAGAGGTAAATGGAAGAATGTGAAGATTTAA
- a CDS encoding NADH:ubiquinone reductase (Na(+)-transporting) subunit B, with product MNFLRKRLDSVKHNFEKGGKLEKYYFAYEAMDTFLFSPNTTAEVKGVQVRDAIDLKRLMMTVIFAMLPCLIFGMWNVGRQHFIAIGQTASVGEEFWIGIIKTLPIIIVSYAVGLGVEFIFSTIRKHPVNEGYLVTGMLIPLVMPAGIPLWQVAIATIFAVIIGKEAFGGTGMNVLNVALTARAFLYFAYPSQISGEVWTFLGDGAKTVSGYSGATPLALAAQSTGNVVNDLNNFGAGWADGIYSFWNMFLGIMPGCIGETSTLMCLIGAAILVMTGVGSWKIIFSVFAGAFGMGLFLNAVGTNPFTQMPAHYHLVIGGLAFGAVFMATDPVTATQTETGKWVYGLLIGVFTVLIRVFNPAYPEGIMLAILLMNVFAPLIDYFVVAANKKRRIQRATV from the coding sequence ATGAATTTTTTGAGGAAACGTCTTGACTCGGTCAAGCATAATTTTGAAAAAGGAGGCAAGCTTGAGAAGTACTATTTCGCCTATGAGGCAATGGATACTTTTCTTTTCTCCCCCAATACAACAGCTGAAGTAAAAGGTGTTCAGGTCCGCGACGCAATCGATCTTAAAAGATTGATGATGACGGTGATCTTTGCAATGCTTCCTTGTTTGATCTTCGGAATGTGGAATGTGGGCCGTCAGCACTTTATTGCCATCGGTCAGACTGCTTCAGTAGGTGAAGAATTCTGGATAGGAATTATCAAAACCCTGCCCATTATAATTGTGTCATACGCAGTGGGACTTGGAGTTGAATTTATTTTCTCTACCATCCGTAAGCATCCTGTGAATGAAGGATACCTCGTCACCGGTATGTTGATACCATTGGTAATGCCTGCAGGAATTCCCCTCTGGCAGGTTGCCATTGCCACTATTTTCGCTGTGATCATTGGAAAAGAAGCTTTTGGGGGAACAGGAATGAATGTATTGAATGTTGCTCTTACGGCACGTGCTTTTTTATACTTTGCTTACCCCTCACAAATCTCTGGTGAAGTTTGGACATTCCTGGGTGATGGAGCTAAAACAGTTTCTGGATATTCAGGTGCGACTCCTTTAGCGCTCGCCGCTCAATCTACCGGAAATGTAGTGAACGACTTAAATAATTTTGGGGCCGGCTGGGCCGATGGAATTTATAGCTTCTGGAATATGTTCCTGGGTATAATGCCTGGGTGTATCGGTGAGACATCAACTTTAATGTGTCTGATCGGTGCAGCAATTCTAGTCATGACAGGAGTAGGAAGCTGGAAGATTATCTTTAGTGTGTTTGCAGGAGCTTTTGGAATGGGATTATTTCTTAATGCTGTTGGAACAAATCCATTCACACAAATGCCTGCACATTACCATCTTGTAATTGGTGGTCTTGCTTTTGGCGCGGTGTTTATGGCAACAGATCCTGTCACTGCAACGCAGACTGAAACTGGAAAATGGGTATATGGATTATTGATCGGGGTCTTCACTGTGTTGATCAGGGTTTTTAATCCTGCATATCCTGAAGGTATCATGCTGGCGATATTACTGATGAATGTTTTCGCTCCGCTGATTGATTATTTTGTAGTGGCCGCTAATAAAAAAAGGAGAATACAACGTGCGACAGTCTAA
- a CDS encoding Na(+)-translocating NADH-quinone reductase subunit A: protein MGKFIRLKKGFNINLAGKAAPKIADSEPAETISLKPSDFHGLYMPKVVVKEGDIVKAGSPVFHDKKLESIQFTSPVSGEVVEIKRGEKRLLLEVKILADKKSDYVNFKKFSISEIGNLSAENIKAQILEAGVWPNFVQRPFGTIADPAVTPKAIHISAFDTHPLAPDYSILFKGQDQFFQAGVDILKKLTSGAVNLNVHTTSDIATVFSQVKGAEVNKFSGPHPASCVGVQIHHIDPISKGDIVWTINPFGVIQIGKLFLNGVYDASKIVAVVGSEVKAPQYYKTVTSASIKKLVANNLSSENVRFISGNPLTGTRIESDGHIGFHDHQLTVLPEGNHHEFIGWITPGANKLSFQRAWGLFSFLTPSKEFKLDTNTHGEPRAFVQTGVFERVMPMDILPTHLIKSILAEDVDEMEALGIYEVIEEDFALCEFVDVSKHNIQDILRDGLELIRKS from the coding sequence ATGGGCAAATTTATTCGTCTTAAGAAAGGATTTAATATCAATCTTGCGGGCAAAGCAGCCCCGAAAATTGCAGACTCCGAGCCTGCTGAAACCATCTCCCTCAAACCATCTGACTTTCATGGACTCTACATGCCAAAAGTCGTTGTTAAAGAAGGTGATATTGTCAAAGCCGGGTCTCCTGTTTTTCACGACAAAAAACTTGAATCCATTCAATTTACATCTCCGGTAAGCGGAGAGGTGGTTGAAATAAAGCGCGGTGAGAAACGCCTTTTGCTGGAAGTAAAAATTCTTGCTGATAAGAAAAGCGACTATGTGAACTTTAAAAAGTTCAGCATATCTGAAATAGGTAATCTTTCAGCTGAGAATATTAAAGCACAGATCCTTGAAGCAGGTGTCTGGCCAAATTTTGTTCAACGCCCTTTCGGAACGATCGCTGATCCAGCCGTAACTCCGAAAGCAATTCACATATCTGCATTTGATACACATCCACTAGCTCCGGATTACAGTATTCTATTCAAAGGTCAGGATCAGTTCTTCCAGGCAGGTGTTGACATTCTAAAAAAATTAACGTCCGGTGCTGTGAATCTCAATGTTCACACGACCAGTGATATTGCTACGGTATTCTCCCAGGTGAAGGGTGCTGAAGTGAATAAATTCTCAGGGCCACATCCTGCAAGTTGTGTGGGAGTTCAGATTCATCATATTGATCCTATCAGCAAAGGAGATATTGTGTGGACGATCAATCCTTTCGGAGTTATCCAGATTGGAAAGTTGTTTCTGAATGGAGTTTATGACGCATCGAAGATCGTAGCAGTAGTAGGTTCTGAAGTTAAGGCGCCTCAGTACTATAAAACAGTGACAAGCGCTTCTATTAAAAAACTGGTTGCCAATAACCTTTCTTCAGAAAATGTTCGCTTCATTTCAGGTAACCCTCTTACGGGAACCAGAATTGAAAGCGACGGACACATTGGTTTCCATGATCATCAGCTAACTGTTTTACCGGAAGGAAACCATCATGAGTTTATAGGATGGATTACACCGGGAGCTAATAAATTGAGCTTTCAGCGTGCGTGGGGATTGTTTTCGTTCCTCACTCCGTCAAAGGAATTCAAATTGGATACCAACACGCATGGCGAACCCCGTGCATTTGTTCAGACGGGTGTATTCGAAAGAGTTATGCCGATGGATATTCTGCCAACACATTTAATAAAGAGCATCCTGGCAGAAGATGTCGATGAAATGGAAGCATTGGGAATTTATGAAGTGATTGAAGAGGATTTTGCACTTTGTGAATTTGTAGATGTTTCCAAGCATAATATCCAGGATATACTTCGTGATGGACTTGAATTGATCAGAAAGAGTTAA
- the nqrC gene encoding NADH:ubiquinone reductase (Na(+)-transporting) subunit C — protein sequence MRQSNTYIILYSAAITVVCGGLLAFAAVSLKPQQDANIAMEQKKNILASVITLKEGDDINEIYNKQVKAFVIDAQGNVVEGMTPEKVIVAAEYKKTPKERLLPVYEFRNDSGKVEYAVMPVYGYGLWNNIWGFIAVKSDFNTVQGVKFQHAGETPGLGARIESEEIQERFKGKSIFENGSLVSINIQKGEGNDYSGNPHKVDGMSGATLTAKGVNNMLKDYLACYENYLKKNVGSTKQASL from the coding sequence GTGCGACAGTCTAACACTTATATCATTTTATATTCGGCTGCCATCACAGTGGTGTGCGGCGGATTACTGGCGTTTGCTGCGGTGAGCCTGAAGCCGCAGCAGGATGCAAATATTGCTATGGAACAGAAGAAGAATATTCTTGCTTCTGTAATCACCCTTAAGGAAGGAGATGATATCAATGAGATATATAATAAGCAGGTCAAGGCTTTTGTCATCGATGCACAAGGCAATGTGGTGGAGGGTATGACTCCTGAAAAAGTGATCGTTGCTGCAGAATATAAGAAAACTCCTAAGGAGAGATTGCTGCCAGTGTATGAGTTCCGTAATGATTCAGGAAAAGTAGAGTATGCAGTTATGCCGGTTTATGGCTACGGACTTTGGAATAACATCTGGGGATTCATTGCTGTAAAATCGGATTTTAATACCGTGCAGGGTGTGAAATTTCAACATGCTGGAGAGACGCCAGGTCTTGGAGCACGTATCGAGTCAGAAGAAATACAGGAAAGATTTAAGGGCAAATCCATCTTTGAGAATGGATCTTTAGTGTCTATCAATATTCAGAAAGGCGAAGGCAACGATTATTCTGGTAATCCTCATAAAGTGGATGGAATGTCTGGTGCCACGCTTACCGCGAAAGGCGTTAACAACATGCTAAAAGATTATCTGGCGTGTTATGAAAATTATTTGAAGAAGAATGTGGGGTCTACTAAACAAGCATCACTATGA
- a CDS encoding elongation factor Ts: protein MSAITAQDVNKLRTMTGAGMMDCKKALTEADGDFEKAIEILRKKGQKVSASRSDKEAKEGSVFIRVSDDKKEGVLIALNCETDFVAKTDDFQNLGKLIIETAFAKKPATKEELLATSVGGLTLNDKITELVGKIGERLDISSYVQMKGEAIVPYIHAGNKLGVLVSLKGVNGKDVTDAGKDVGMQIAAMNPLAVDDKNIDKSVIEKELEIAKAQILAEGKPENMVEKIAAGKMNKFFKDNTLLPQIFVKDNSKTVAQYLDSVTKGLTVAEFKRIAIG from the coding sequence ATGTCAGCAATCACAGCACAAGATGTAAACAAACTCCGCACTATGACCGGTGCCGGTATGATGGACTGCAAAAAGGCTTTGACCGAAGCCGATGGTGATTTTGAAAAAGCCATAGAAATTTTAAGAAAGAAAGGACAGAAAGTTTCTGCTTCCCGTTCTGACAAAGAAGCTAAAGAGGGATCTGTATTCATTAGGGTTTCTGACGATAAGAAAGAAGGTGTACTCATCGCTTTAAACTGCGAAACAGATTTCGTTGCAAAAACAGATGATTTCCAGAATCTTGGAAAGCTTATCATTGAAACAGCTTTTGCTAAAAAGCCTGCGACAAAAGAAGAATTGCTTGCTACAAGCGTGGGCGGACTTACGTTGAATGATAAGATCACTGAGCTTGTTGGTAAGATCGGTGAACGCCTTGATATCAGTTCGTATGTTCAGATGAAAGGTGAGGCCATTGTTCCATATATCCACGCTGGTAATAAGTTGGGTGTGTTGGTTTCATTGAAAGGTGTTAACGGTAAGGACGTTACGGATGCCGGTAAGGATGTTGGTATGCAAATCGCTGCCATGAACCCTTTGGCTGTGGATGATAAGAACATCGATAAATCAGTAATTGAAAAGGAACTTGAAATTGCGAAAGCGCAGATCCTTGCAGAAGGAAAACCTGAAAACATGGTTGAGAAGATCGCCGCTGGTAAGATGAACAAGTTCTTCAAGGACAATACATTGTTGCCTCAGATATTCGTTAAGGATAATTCAAAGACTGTTGCTCAGTATCTGGATAGTGTTACCAAAGGCCTGACAGTAGCTGAGTTCAAGAGAATAGCAATTGGCTAA
- a CDS encoding NADH:ubiquinone reductase (Na(+)-transporting) subunit D, whose product MSTEAVAEVIKEKKAEPLFSKKNRKLISNPLDIDNPVTVQILGVCSALAVTTQMKPAFVMSLGLTIVTACSNVAISALRNTIPSRIRIIVQLAIVSLWVIMVDQILKAYVYDVSKQLSVFVGLIITNCIVMGRLEAYAMANKPWPSFLDGMGNGLGYGMILMVLAFVRELFGAGSLFGFKVFASLGIPYQGNGLLLLPAGACILLGVIIWVQRTINGYRESH is encoded by the coding sequence ATGAGCACAGAAGCAGTAGCGGAAGTTATAAAAGAGAAGAAGGCCGAGCCTCTCTTTTCCAAGAAAAACAGAAAGCTGATCTCTAATCCACTGGATATTGATAACCCGGTAACGGTTCAGATCCTTGGTGTTTGTTCAGCACTCGCAGTCACTACTCAAATGAAGCCTGCATTTGTTATGTCTTTGGGTCTTACCATTGTAACGGCTTGCTCAAATGTTGCGATCTCTGCTTTGAGAAATACAATACCTTCACGGATTCGTATCATCGTGCAACTCGCAATTGTTTCACTGTGGGTAATCATGGTGGATCAGATATTGAAGGCATATGTCTATGATGTGTCAAAGCAATTATCAGTGTTTGTAGGATTGATCATTACAAACTGTATTGTAATGGGCCGCCTTGAAGCATACGCAATGGCTAACAAGCCCTGGCCATCCTTCCTTGATGGAATGGGCAATGGTCTTGGTTATGGAATGATCTTAATGGTACTGGCATTTGTTCGCGAGCTTTTTGGAGCGGGCTCACTTTTCGGATTTAAAGTATTTGCTTCTTTAGGAATACCGTATCAGGGAAACGGATTATTATTGTTGCCTGCCGGAGCTTGTATTCTTTTGGGAGTTATTATCTGGGTTCAGAGAACAATCAACGGTTATCGTGAATCCCATTAA
- a CDS encoding (d)CMP kinase: MKKIIIAIDGYSACGKSTTAKEVAKILGFRYIDSGAMYRAVTLHFLDKHVSLTNLKEVNFALSQIKITFNVNSKGKTETFLNGRIVEREIRDMRVSEFVSQVSTIAEVRHAMVDQQRRMGKERAIVMDGRDIGTVVFPDAELKLFLTADVLVRAFRRQKELLDRDEMVDIDSIIENLLKRDEIDSTRQESPLRKASEAIEMDTTHITIDEEVDEVVRLALNRMVQKKK; the protein is encoded by the coding sequence ATGAAGAAGATCATCATCGCCATTGATGGATATTCAGCATGTGGGAAGAGTACTACTGCCAAGGAGGTCGCCAAAATTCTAGGCTTCCGGTATATCGATTCGGGGGCTATGTATAGGGCAGTTACCCTTCATTTTCTTGATAAGCACGTCTCTCTCACAAATCTGAAAGAGGTCAACTTTGCTTTGAGTCAGATCAAGATAACATTTAATGTCAACAGCAAAGGCAAGACAGAGACCTTTCTAAATGGCCGGATCGTGGAGAGGGAGATCAGGGATATGAGAGTCTCTGAATTTGTAAGCCAGGTCAGCACCATTGCCGAAGTTCGTCATGCAATGGTCGACCAGCAAAGAAGAATGGGCAAAGAGCGCGCGATCGTAATGGATGGTCGTGATATCGGAACCGTCGTATTCCCAGATGCCGAGCTTAAATTATTTTTGACTGCAGATGTTCTGGTGAGAGCTTTCAGAAGGCAAAAAGAATTGCTGGACAGAGACGAGATGGTGGACATTGATTCGATTATAGAAAATCTCCTGAAGCGCGATGAGATCGACAGCACCCGCCAGGAAAGTCCGTTGAGAAAGGCCTCCGAAGCGATTGAGATGGACACTACCCACATTACTATTGATGAGGAGGTGGATGAAGTCGTCAGATTGGCTCTAAACAGGATGGTCCAAAAGAAAAAATAG